In one window of Juglans regia cultivar Chandler chromosome 3, Walnut 2.0, whole genome shotgun sequence DNA:
- the LOC108988379 gene encoding dihydrofolate reductase-like, with the protein MEKKMKILCLHGFRTSGSFLKKQISKWDPSIFAQFDLVFPDGLFPAGGKSEIEGIFAPPYFEWFQFDKDFTEYTNLEECISYLCDYITREGPFAGLLGFSQGATLSALLLGYQAQGKLLKEHPPFKLFVSVSGSKFRDPSICEVAYKDAIRVKSVHFIGEKDWLKLPSQELATAFDNPLIIRHPQGHTVPRLDEVSTGQMRNFTAEIIRESIEKKHELENGEVKVDSEERKPEEMSKINNQEKSAMDINKRELEIAEAVKA; encoded by the exons atggagaagaagatgaagatactATGCCTCCATGGATTCAGGACCAGCGGGAGTTTCCTCAAAAAGCAAATTAGCAAATGGGATCCTTCTATCTTCGCTCAATTCGACCTG GTGTTCCCAGATGGTCTTTTTCCTGCCGGAGGAAAATCCGAGATAGAGGGCATCTTCGCACCACCTTACTTCGAGTGGTTCCAGTTTGACAAG GACTTCACTGAGTACACAAACTTGGAGGAATGCATCTCATACTTGTGCGATTACATAACAAGAGAAGGTCCTTTTGCTGGTTTGCTTGGATTCTCTCAG GGTGCAACGTTGTCAGCCCTTCTGCTGGGCTACCAGGCACAA GGAAAGCTGCTGAAGGAGCATCCACCCTTTAAACTGTTCGTATCAGTATCAGGGTCAAAGTTCAGAGACCCAAGCATATGCGAGGTAGCCTACAAAGATGCCATCAGGGTCAAATCTGTACACTTTATAGGAGAGAAGGATTGGTTGAAACTGCCTTCCCAAGAGCTTGCTACCGCTTTTGACAACCCTCTCATCATAAGGCATCCCCAAGGCCATACTGTCCCCAGATTAG ATGAGGTTTCCACAGGGCAGATGCGCAACTTTACAGCAGAAATCATCCGAGAGAGCATTGAGAAGAAGCATGAACTGGAAAACGGGGAGGTAAAAGTTGATTCCGAGGAGAGAAAGCCAGAAGAAATGAGTAAGATCAATAACCAAGAAAAGAGTGCAATGGACATAAACAAGAGGGAACTCGAAATTGCCGAGGCAGTCAAGGCCTGA